In Dermacentor andersoni chromosome 4, qqDerAnde1_hic_scaffold, whole genome shotgun sequence, the following proteins share a genomic window:
- the LOC126536549 gene encoding uncharacterized protein: MTREDHSGRRLARAEALARHYGHKHGVFYVDASGPYHGGWYTAAVVHQNTAVNGLTFRAHNITHAEVVAIALAAADQHSRVIITDSRGACRNIEQGHIPYLAYKILQNSDYLGAPSHRTIIWTPAHTGLEGNETADAVARALTFRASPSSPTDPDPEPNPAYTFKEIVQLYQSGHAIYPKPCKGLTKAEERILLRLYTKTLLCPAALKYFDPACTGECPHCGEKSSDIFHMVWACQKKTNLTPLPKPSREDWEAALLGCSDLTAQRALVERARAAADANGLP, from the coding sequence ATGACACGAGAGGACCATAGTGGCAGACGCCTCGCGCGGGCGGAAGCCTTGGCTCGCCACTACGGACACAAACACGGAGTCttctacgtggacgcctccggcccgtaccatgggggttggtacacggccgcagtcgtccaccaaaacacAGCAGTAAACGGACTCACTTTCCGTGCACACAACATTACACACGCGGAGGTGGTTGCCATCGCGCTAGCCGCCGCAGATCAACACTCGCGGGTCATCATCACCGACTCGAGGGGTGCTTGCCGCAATATTGAGCAGGGGCACATACCGTACCTcgcctacaaaattttgcaaaacagCGACTATCTCGGTGCCCCCTCGCACCGTACGATTATCTGGACTCCCGCTCACACGGGCCTCGAAGGAAACGAGACGGCTGATGCCGTCGCCCGCGCGCTCACTTTCCGGgcatcaccttcgtcccccaccgaTCCGGACCCCGAACCCAATCCCGCCTATACTTTCAAAGAGATCGTTCAGCTCTACCAATCTGGCcatgccatctatcccaagccctgtaagggcctcacaaaggcggaggagcgcattctccttcgcctttataccaaaactctgctgtgcccggcagccttaaaatattttgaccccgcttgcacgggggagtgcccgcactgtggggaaaaGTCCTCAGACATTTTTCACATGGTATGGGCAtgtcaaaaaaaaacaaatctaaCCCCCCTACCCAAGCCttcccgggaggactgggaggcagccctgctcggctgctctgacctgacggcccaacgggccttggtcgagcgggcCCGGGCGGCGGCCGACGCCAATGGGCTCCCGTAA